The following are from one region of the Calypte anna isolate BGI_N300 chromosome 13, bCalAnn1_v1.p, whole genome shotgun sequence genome:
- the GRXCR2 gene encoding glutaredoxin domain-containing cysteine-rich protein 2, translated as MDEQQKKLNQRHEGRPRKVRFKISSSYSGRVLKQVYEDGQELEPPAKEHSLRSLRHSFEPEDPFCGAREHPENRFCPPAKLTAQRISIFKEDRKYSLTSNSPLLGDCQPGDSHCRASPILDFGKIIIYTNNLRIIRAPMDRKELMRRIIQTEGVSDWAFVYREKKERLGGGHKRDVEKKVARNQYVQEGEAEHGCSQCKGSGSAPCSLCHGSKFSMLANRFRESYRALRCPACNESGQQPCQICAP; from the exons ATGGATGAGCAGCAGAAGAAACTCAACCAGAGGCACGAGGGGAGGCCCCGCAAGGTGAGGTTCAAAATCTCATCCTCCTACAGCGGGCGGGTGCTGAAACAAGTCTATGAGGAcgggcaggagctggagcccCCCGCCAAGGAGCACTCCCTGCGGTCCCTCCGCCACAGCTTCGAGCCAGAGGACCCTTTCTGTGGGGCCAGGGAACATCCAGAGAACAGGTTCTGCCCGCCAGCCAAGCTGACTGCCCAGAGGATCAGCATATTCAAGGAGGACAGGAAATACAGTCTCACCAGCAACTCGCCTCTGCTCGGGGACTGCCAGCCTGGTGACAGTCACTGCAGG GCTTCCCCAATTCTAGATTTTGGCAAGATCATAATCTACACCAACAACCTGAGAATCATCCGTGCACCCATGGACCGTAAAGAGCTGATGAGAAGAATCATCCAGACTGAGGGGGTCAGTGACTGGGCCTTTGTCTACcgggaaaagaaagaaaggcttGGTGGTGGACACAAAAGAGATGTGGAAAAGAAGGTTGCCCGCAACCAGTATGTGCAG gaagGAGAAGCTGAACACGGTTGTTCCCAGTGTAAagggtcgggctctgctccttGCTCCCTGTGCCACGGAAGCAAGTTTTCAATGCTGGCAAACAGGTTCAGAGAGTCCTACAGAGCTCTGCGGTGCCCGGCGTGCAACGAGAGcgggcagcagccctgccagatCTGTGCTCCCTGA